One Prunus dulcis chromosome 8, ALMONDv2, whole genome shotgun sequence DNA window includes the following coding sequences:
- the LOC117638086 gene encoding uncharacterized oxidoreductase At4g09670, whose product MSAQTPIRFGILGCAEIARKVSRAITVAQNATLYAVGSRSIDKATAFAKDNNFPANAKIYGSYDAVLDDPDVDAVYVPLPTSLHVKWAVLAAQKKKHILLEKPVALNVAEFDKIAEACESGGVQIMDGTMWMHHPRTAKMSEFLSDPNRFGQLRSIHTVFTFASDPDFLKNDIRVNPDLDAHGALGDTGWYCIRGILWVSNFELPKTVIALRGPIFNEVGVILSCGASLHWEDGKVATFHCSFLSSLTMEITAVGTKGTLHVDGFVIPHQEKEACFSFASETGFDEFVTSWVPPPSQHIVTTDLPQEVLMVREFSRLVGTIKNGSKPEKKWPTLSRKTQIVLDAVKASIDKGFEPIDIKY is encoded by the exons ATGTCGGCCCAAACGCCAATCCGATTCGGAATTCTGGGCTGCGCCGAAATAGCCCGAAAAGTCTCCCGCGCCATCACTGTAGCCCAAAACGCCACACTCTACGCCGTCGGGAGCCGGTCGATCGACAAGGCGACGGCCTTCGCCAAGGACAACAATTTCCCTGCCAACGCTAAGATCTACGGCTCCTACGACGCCGTTTTGGACGACCCCGACGTCGACGCCGTCTATGTCCCCCTCCCCACAAGCCTCCATGTCAAGTGGGCCGTCCTGGCGGcccagaagaagaagcacatcCTGCTCGAGAAGCCCGTGGCGCTCAACGTGGCGGAGTTTGACAAGATTGCCGAGGCGTGCGAATCCGGTGGGGTGCAGATCATGGACGGTACCATGTGGATGCACCACCCGAGGACTGCGAAGATGTCGGAATTTCTCTCCGACCCGAACCGTTTTGGTCAGCTAAGATCG ATACACACCGTGTTCACTTTTGCTAGTGATCCTGATTTTCTCAAGAATGATATTCGTGTGAATCCAGACCTTGACGCTCATGGTGCTCTTGGGGATACAGGGTGGTACTGTATAAGGGGAATCCTGTGGGTAAGTAACTTTGAACTGCCTAAAACAGTAATAGCTTTGCGTGGCCCTATATTTAATGAAGTGGGGGTGATTTTATCTTGTGGAGCTTCTCTGCATTGGGAAGATGGGAAAGTGGCTACCTTCCACTGCTCTTTCTTATCAAGTTTGACGATGGAGATAACTGCTGTCGGTACAAAGGGTACTTTGCATGTTGATGGTTTTGTTATCCCTCATCAAGAGAAAGAGgcctgtttttcttttgcttccgAAACCGGATTTGATGAATTTGTGACCAGTTGGGTACCACCACCAAGTCAGCACATTGTTACCACAGATCTTCCGCAGGAGGTTCTCATGGTAAGAGAGTTTTCTCGTTTGGTAGGTACTATTAAAAATGGTTCAAAACCTGAGAAGAAGTGGCCAACCCTTAGTAGGAAGACACAGATTGTACTTGATGCTGTCAAGGCATCAATTGACAAAGGTTTTGAGCCTATAGATATCAAATATTAA
- the LOC117638273 gene encoding cytochrome P450 78A7 yields MNSIPTPIDPISWWMFSIEAIAHLGTENLLNGFFFLAILASFLSLTLLTCAFSRGGIAWKNGRNQMGRVSIPGPRGLPLFGSLFSLSHGLPHRTLACMASSHAATKLMAFSLGSTPAVITSDPNIAKEILTSSHFADRPIKQSAKCLMFSRAIGFAPNGSYWRLLRKIASVHLFTPKRIAAHEDGRQFDCTTMLKSIHNEQTLCGVVGLRKHLQAAALNNIMGTVFGKRYDVACNNAEARELHEIVREGFELLGAFNWSDYLPWLSSFYDPFRIKNRCASLVPRVRKVVVEIIEEHRLDKFERVCDNSDFVDVLLSLDGEEKLELDDMVAVLWEMIFRGTDTTALLTEWVMAELVLNSDVQAKLRHELDLVVGKKVLNEADVANLPYLRAVVNETLRLHPPGPLLSWARLSTSDVQLSNGMVVPANTTVMVNMWAITHDPNIWEEPLVFKPERFLKSEGGADMDVRGGDLRLAPFGAGRRVCPGKTLGLVTVSLWVAKLVHHFNWVEDVASNPVDLSEVLKLSCEMKNPVTAVAVRNEGVTFK; encoded by the exons ATGAACTCAATTCCGACCCCAATCGACCCAATAAGCTGGTGGATGTTTTCAATTGAAGCCATTGCACATTTGGGAACAGAAAACTTGCTCAATGGTTTCTTTTTCCTGGCCATACTTGCATCATTTCTATCTCTAACCCTCTTAACCTGCGCTTTTTCTAGAGGAGGCATAGCCTGGAAAAATGGCAGGAACCAAATGGGTCGGGTCTCGATACCCGGACCACGAGGCCTCCCGCTCTTTGGTAGCTTATTCAGCTTGAGCCATGGCCTGCCTCATCGTACCTTGGCTTGCATGGCTTCTAGTCATGCAGCCACAAAACTCATGGCCTTCAGTTTGGGCTCAACCCCTGCTGTAATCACTTCTGACCCTAATATTGCTAAAGAAATCTTAACCTCTTCCCACTTCGCCGACCGCCCTATTAAGCAATCTGCTAAGTGCCTCATGTTCAGCCGGGCTATTGGTTTTGCACCAAATGGATCATACTGGAGACTTCTGAGAAAAATTGCGTCTGTTCACCTCTTCACTCCTAAACGCATTGCCGCACACGAAGATGGACGACAGTTTGATTGTACCACCATGTTGAAGTCTATTCATAATGAACAGACTCTTTGTGGAGTTGTTGGTCTAAGAAAACATCTACAAGCTGCTGCTCTAAACAATATCATGGGCACGGTGTTTGGTAAGAGGTATGATGTTGCATGCAATAATGCTGAAGCCAGAGAGTTGCATGAGATTGTTAGAGAAGGGTTCGAGCTTTTGGGAGCTTTCAATTGGTCTGATTATCTCCCATGGCTGAGCAGCTTTTATGATCCTTTTCGTATTAAGAATCGATGTGCATCGCTTGTTCCTCGAGTTAGAAAAGTGGTTGTGGAAATTATTGAGGAGCACAGACTTGATAAATTTGAAAGGGTTTGTGATAACTCTGATTTTGTTGATGTCTTGCTTTCTTTGGATGGAGAGGAGAAGCTTGAGCTGGATGACATGGTGGCCGTCTTATGG GAAATGATATTCCGTGGAACTGATACGACTGCACTTTTGACTGAGTGGGTCATGGCTGAGTTGGTTTTGAACTCGGATGTGCAAGCCAAACTTCGCCATGAACTTGACCTAGTTGTGGGAAAGAAAGTTCTCAATGAAGCAGACGTGGCCAACTTACCCTATCTCCGAGCTGTGGTTAACGAGACTCTACGTCTACACCCACCTGGGCCCCTCCTATCGTGGGCCCGGCTGTCAACGTCCGATGTCCAACTCAGCAACGGCATGGTGGTCCCTGCAAACACCACCGTCATGGTCAACATGTGGGCCATCACCCATGACCCAAACATATGGGAAGAGCCCTTGGTGTTCAAGCCAGAAAGGTTCTTGAAGAGTGAGGGTGGTGCTGACATGGACGTGAGGGGAGGGGACCTTAGGCTTGCACCATTTGGGGCAGGTCGTAGGGTTTGTCCTGGTAAAACCCTAGGGCTCGTGACAGTGAGCCTTTGGGTGGCTAAGTTGGTGCACCATTTCAATTGGGTTGAAGATGTGGCTAGTAACCCGGTTGATCTAAGTGAGGTGCTGAAGCTTTCATGTGAGATGAAGAACCCTGTCACTGCTGTGGCTGTTCGAAATGAAGGAGTGACTTTCAAGTGA
- the LOC117637718 gene encoding uncharacterized aarF domain-containing protein kinase At1g71810, chloroplastic isoform X1: MVEIQQTPPFKFQFPNSHFSFTSSLPLQKTMLLRLPSPPLSSSYLSTTTPIHLRLFSSSSSPRPRPRRRRSLFRCAAGNDLVEVDAFTNKSGYLFELSNSDANSIEDYDISKIGAIYRRRPLILLRRLFQTGLTFGKWFAFRYIDNLMERSDQMFEVRAAELRQVLLELGPAYIKIAQAISSRPDLIPPSYLDELSLLQDRISPFSTEVAINTIEQELGLPIEELFSEISLEPVAAASLGQVYQARLRRTGQVVAVKVQRPGVQAAISLDILILRSLAGLLRRIRKLNTDLQAVVDEWASSLFREMDYRTEANNGLKFRKLYGGIPDVLVPEMYLDYTTRRVLVMEWVEGQKLSEVNDLYMVEVGTYCSFNQLLEYGFYHADPHPGNLLRTYDGKLAYLDFGMMGEFKQELRNGFIEACLHLVNRDFGALAKDFVTLGLIPPTADKEAVTKALTGVFQNAVAKGVRNISFGDLLGDLGTTMYKFKFRIPSYFSLVIRSLAVLEGVAIGTNPDYKVLGSTYPWIARKVLTDSSPELKSSLHALLYEEGIFKIDRLESLLSEALRARTEKALLRKQEDERVVIKQILSFMLAEKGAFVRDILLQEFAKGLDALGLATLDSITTLATASIPFTSTFSFSTMTNEDKINLRTLHRLLLLLSGLQGIENSKAVIKEDIPYNNQQMNLEEASLVFNQLASIQDILPILSVISELPPESQQQLLNLPADLTGRLISRAAARTIRRIIL; this comes from the exons ATGGTTGAAATTCAACAAACACCTCCTTTCAAATTCCAATTCCCAAACTCACATTTCTCCTTCACTTCTTCACTTCCCCTCCAAAAAACAATGCTTCTTCGCCTTCCCTCAcctcctctctcctcctcctacCTTTCCACTACCACACCCATACACCTCCGATtattctcttcctcctcctcccctcGCCCCCGTCCTCGTCGTCGCCGCTCTCTTTTCCGATGCGCCGCCGGAAACGACCTCGTCGAAGTCGACGCCTTCACGAATAAGTCGGGCTACCTCTTCGAGCTCAGTAACTCCGATGCCAACTCCATAGAAGACTATGACATCTCCAAAATTGGCGCCATTTACAGGCGGAGGCCGCTGATTCTTCTTCGCCGGCTCTTCCAGACTGGTCTCACCTTTGGAAAGTGGTTCGCGTTTCGCTACATTGATAACCTAATGGAGCGCTCTGACCAAATGTTCGAG GTCAGAGCTGCAGAGCTTCGGCAAGTACTGCTGGAACTTGGACCG GCATATATCAAAATTGCTCAGGCCATCTCATCTCGACCT gACTTGATACCACCATCATATTTGGATGAGCTCTCACTGTTGCAAGATCGAATATCTCCATTTTCTACAGAAGTTGCTATAAATACAATAGAACAAGAACTAGGTTTACCAATAGAAGAGCTTTTTTCAGAGATCTCACTCGAACCTGTAGCTGCGGCTTCCCTTGGACAG GTTTATCAAGCTAGGCTTCGTCGTACAGGACAGGTTGTTGCAGTCAAAGTGCAAAGGCCCGGAGTACAAGCCGCTATTTCCTTAGACATATTGATCTTGCGTTCCCTAGCAGGTCTACTTAGGagaataagaaaattaaacactgATCTTCAG GCAGTTGTTGATGAATGGGCATCAAGTCTCTTTCGG GAGATGGACTACAGGACAGAAGCAAATAATGGTCTCAAATTCAG AAAGCTATATGGTGGTATACCTGATGTTTTGGTTCCAGAAATGTATCTGGATTACACAACTCGTAGGGTGCTTGTGATGGAATGGGTGGAG GGGCAGAAGCTGTCAGAAGTAAATGATCTTTACATGGTTGAG GTTGGGACTTACTGCTCATTCAATCAACTTCTGGAATATGGATTCTATCATGCAGATCCACACCCTGGAAACCTTCTTCGTACATATGATGGGAAACTTGCCTATTTAG ATTTTGGTATGATGGGTGAATTTAAACAAGAACTCCGCAATGGATTCATTGAAGCTTGCCTCCATCTTGTAAACCGTGATTTTGGTGCTTTGGCTAAGGACTTTGTTACTCTTGG GCTTATTCCACCAACTGCAGACAAGGAAGCTGTTACAAAGGCTTTAACAG GTGTCTTTCAGAATGCTGTTGCCAAAGGAGTGCGAAATATTAGCTTTGGAGACCTCTTAGGAGATTTAGGAACCACCAT GTACAAGTTCAAATTCCGTATaccttcttatttttctcttgtCATTCGAAG CCTTGCTGTATTGGAAGGCGTCGCCATCGGCACCAACCCAGATTACAAAGTTTTAGGTAGTACGTACCCATGGATTGCTAGAAAAGTACTAACTGATAGCTCACCAGAGCTCAAGTCTTCCCTGCATGCCCTTCTTTATGAG GAAGGCATTTTCAAAATTGATCGTCTAGAGTCTCTACTTTCAGAG GCCCTCCGTGCCAGAACAGAGAAGGCTTTAttaagaaaacaagaagatgagAGGGTAGTTATCAAGCAAATCCTTTCTTTTATGTTGGCAGAGAAG GGTGCATTTGTGAGGGATATACTTCTTCAAGAATTTGCGAAG GGATTGGATGCACTTGGGCTGGCAACCTTGGATTCTATTACTACTCTGGCAACTGCAAGCATACCATTCACTTCTACTTTTTCATTCTCAACAATGACTAATGAAGACAAAATCAACTTAAGAACACTACATCGCCTTCTGCTGTTACTGTCAGGGCTTCAAGGAATTGAAAACTCCAAAGCA GTAATTAAAGAGGATATCCCATACAATAATCAACAAATGAACTTGGAGGAAGCATCATTAGTATTCAATCAGCTTGCATCCATTCAAGACATTCTACCTATCCTTTCTGTTATTTCTGAG CTCCCACCAGAATCACAGCAGCAGTTACTTAATCTGCCAGCCGATCTCACAGGAAGATTAATTTCTCGTGCTGCTGCAAGGACGATCCGAAGGATCATTTTATGA
- the LOC117637718 gene encoding uncharacterized aarF domain-containing protein kinase At1g71810, chloroplastic isoform X2, which produces MVEIQQTPPFKFQFPNSHFSFTSSLPLQKTMLLRLPSPPLSSSYLSTTTPIHLRLFSSSSSPRPRPRRRRSLFRCAAGNDLVEVDAFTNKSGYLFELSNSDANSIEDYDISKIGAIYRRRPLILLRRLFQTGLTFGKWFAFRYIDNLMERSDQMFEVRAAELRQVLLELGPVYQARLRRTGQVVAVKVQRPGVQAAISLDILILRSLAGLLRRIRKLNTDLQAVVDEWASSLFREMDYRTEANNGLKFRKLYGGIPDVLVPEMYLDYTTRRVLVMEWVEGQKLSEVNDLYMVEVGTYCSFNQLLEYGFYHADPHPGNLLRTYDGKLAYLDFGMMGEFKQELRNGFIEACLHLVNRDFGALAKDFVTLGLIPPTADKEAVTKALTGVFQNAVAKGVRNISFGDLLGDLGTTMYKFKFRIPSYFSLVIRSLAVLEGVAIGTNPDYKVLGSTYPWIARKVLTDSSPELKSSLHALLYEEGIFKIDRLESLLSEALRARTEKALLRKQEDERVVIKQILSFMLAEKGAFVRDILLQEFAKGLDALGLATLDSITTLATASIPFTSTFSFSTMTNEDKINLRTLHRLLLLLSGLQGIENSKAVIKEDIPYNNQQMNLEEASLVFNQLASIQDILPILSVISELPPESQQQLLNLPADLTGRLISRAAARTIRRIIL; this is translated from the exons ATGGTTGAAATTCAACAAACACCTCCTTTCAAATTCCAATTCCCAAACTCACATTTCTCCTTCACTTCTTCACTTCCCCTCCAAAAAACAATGCTTCTTCGCCTTCCCTCAcctcctctctcctcctcctacCTTTCCACTACCACACCCATACACCTCCGATtattctcttcctcctcctcccctcGCCCCCGTCCTCGTCGTCGCCGCTCTCTTTTCCGATGCGCCGCCGGAAACGACCTCGTCGAAGTCGACGCCTTCACGAATAAGTCGGGCTACCTCTTCGAGCTCAGTAACTCCGATGCCAACTCCATAGAAGACTATGACATCTCCAAAATTGGCGCCATTTACAGGCGGAGGCCGCTGATTCTTCTTCGCCGGCTCTTCCAGACTGGTCTCACCTTTGGAAAGTGGTTCGCGTTTCGCTACATTGATAACCTAATGGAGCGCTCTGACCAAATGTTCGAG GTCAGAGCTGCAGAGCTTCGGCAAGTACTGCTGGAACTTGGACCG GTTTATCAAGCTAGGCTTCGTCGTACAGGACAGGTTGTTGCAGTCAAAGTGCAAAGGCCCGGAGTACAAGCCGCTATTTCCTTAGACATATTGATCTTGCGTTCCCTAGCAGGTCTACTTAGGagaataagaaaattaaacactgATCTTCAG GCAGTTGTTGATGAATGGGCATCAAGTCTCTTTCGG GAGATGGACTACAGGACAGAAGCAAATAATGGTCTCAAATTCAG AAAGCTATATGGTGGTATACCTGATGTTTTGGTTCCAGAAATGTATCTGGATTACACAACTCGTAGGGTGCTTGTGATGGAATGGGTGGAG GGGCAGAAGCTGTCAGAAGTAAATGATCTTTACATGGTTGAG GTTGGGACTTACTGCTCATTCAATCAACTTCTGGAATATGGATTCTATCATGCAGATCCACACCCTGGAAACCTTCTTCGTACATATGATGGGAAACTTGCCTATTTAG ATTTTGGTATGATGGGTGAATTTAAACAAGAACTCCGCAATGGATTCATTGAAGCTTGCCTCCATCTTGTAAACCGTGATTTTGGTGCTTTGGCTAAGGACTTTGTTACTCTTGG GCTTATTCCACCAACTGCAGACAAGGAAGCTGTTACAAAGGCTTTAACAG GTGTCTTTCAGAATGCTGTTGCCAAAGGAGTGCGAAATATTAGCTTTGGAGACCTCTTAGGAGATTTAGGAACCACCAT GTACAAGTTCAAATTCCGTATaccttcttatttttctcttgtCATTCGAAG CCTTGCTGTATTGGAAGGCGTCGCCATCGGCACCAACCCAGATTACAAAGTTTTAGGTAGTACGTACCCATGGATTGCTAGAAAAGTACTAACTGATAGCTCACCAGAGCTCAAGTCTTCCCTGCATGCCCTTCTTTATGAG GAAGGCATTTTCAAAATTGATCGTCTAGAGTCTCTACTTTCAGAG GCCCTCCGTGCCAGAACAGAGAAGGCTTTAttaagaaaacaagaagatgagAGGGTAGTTATCAAGCAAATCCTTTCTTTTATGTTGGCAGAGAAG GGTGCATTTGTGAGGGATATACTTCTTCAAGAATTTGCGAAG GGATTGGATGCACTTGGGCTGGCAACCTTGGATTCTATTACTACTCTGGCAACTGCAAGCATACCATTCACTTCTACTTTTTCATTCTCAACAATGACTAATGAAGACAAAATCAACTTAAGAACACTACATCGCCTTCTGCTGTTACTGTCAGGGCTTCAAGGAATTGAAAACTCCAAAGCA GTAATTAAAGAGGATATCCCATACAATAATCAACAAATGAACTTGGAGGAAGCATCATTAGTATTCAATCAGCTTGCATCCATTCAAGACATTCTACCTATCCTTTCTGTTATTTCTGAG CTCCCACCAGAATCACAGCAGCAGTTACTTAATCTGCCAGCCGATCTCACAGGAAGATTAATTTCTCGTGCTGCTGCAAGGACGATCCGAAGGATCATTTTATGA